From the genome of Hymenobacter cellulosilyticus, one region includes:
- a CDS encoding ligand-binding sensor domain-containing protein, with product MTIPSISRFLLLLVWQVWSLPCRAQSYPFSHLTVDDGLSNNSILSIIQDSRGFMWFGTYHGLNKYDGYHITPYLANAQDSLAISDNSITCLYEDRQHTLWVGTHLGGLNRYDRNQDAFIHYSSESRPPYRLSANWVTCIFEDSQGRLWIGTDYGLNLLERGAHSFRTFRHNPQDATSLNSSQVYAVTENVRGDILVLTSAEHLNRYQPATGTFVPANVGGEAGQLHSARVLTQDRAGHYWAGTFERGLLRFGGGPLRQYQHQPTNSRSLSRNQIKALLPTSRGGLWVGTDGGGLDLYDPKHDGFTHLRTDEENPNSLSSNAVHSLYEDRTGTLWVGTFNGGVNYYNPHHNWFAHYTHQPRVATSLSNRSVLTLHQTPNGSVWVGTDGGGLNVFDPKRRTFRHFRHDPANPHSLAADVVKTLYQDRKGTLWVGTYLGASTDTTRPLGASSTTSTTRPTRTA from the coding sequence TTGACCATTCCAAGCATCTCCCGATTCCTGCTGTTGCTAGTCTGGCAGGTCTGGAGCTTGCCCTGCCGGGCTCAATCCTACCCGTTCTCCCATCTTACGGTAGACGATGGCCTGTCCAACAACAGCATCCTCAGCATCATTCAGGATAGCCGCGGCTTCATGTGGTTTGGCACTTATCATGGTCTAAATAAGTACGATGGCTACCACATCACACCCTACCTAGCCAACGCGCAGGATTCGCTGGCCATCAGCGACAATTCCATTACCTGCCTCTATGAAGACCGGCAACACACCTTGTGGGTCGGGACCCACCTGGGCGGGCTCAACCGCTACGACCGAAACCAGGATGCGTTTATCCACTACAGCAGCGAAAGCCGACCGCCGTACCGCCTGAGTGCCAACTGGGTAACATGTATTTTTGAAGATAGCCAGGGCCGGTTGTGGATAGGCACCGACTATGGCCTGAACCTGCTGGAGCGCGGCGCCCACTCCTTTCGCACCTTCCGGCACAACCCGCAGGATGCTACCAGCCTCAATTCCAGTCAGGTATACGCCGTCACGGAAAACGTGCGGGGCGACATTCTGGTGCTGACCAGCGCCGAGCACCTAAACCGGTACCAACCCGCCACCGGCACTTTCGTGCCGGCCAACGTGGGCGGCGAAGCGGGCCAGCTGCACTCGGCCCGGGTACTAACCCAGGACCGAGCGGGTCACTACTGGGCCGGCACGTTTGAACGGGGCCTGCTGCGCTTCGGGGGCGGACCACTGCGTCAGTATCAGCATCAGCCCACGAATTCGCGCAGCCTGAGCCGCAACCAGATCAAGGCCCTGCTGCCGACCAGCCGCGGCGGGCTCTGGGTGGGCACTGACGGCGGGGGGCTGGACCTCTACGACCCTAAGCACGACGGGTTCACGCACCTGCGAACCGACGAAGAAAACCCGAACAGTCTTAGCAGCAATGCGGTGCATTCGCTCTATGAAGACCGAACTGGTACGCTGTGGGTGGGCACCTTCAATGGCGGCGTAAACTACTACAACCCGCACCATAACTGGTTTGCACACTACACCCACCAGCCGCGCGTTGCCACAAGCCTCAGTAACCGCTCGGTACTGACCCTGCACCAGACGCCCAATGGCAGCGTGTGGGTGGGCACCGACGGCGGCGGGCTGAATGTATTCGACCCGAAGCGTCGCACGTTTCGCCACTTCCGCCACGACCCGGCCAACCCGCACAGCCTGGCGGCCGACGTGGTAAAGACCCTCTACCAGGACCGAAAGGGCACGTTGTGGGTGGGCACCTACCTTGGGGCCTCGACCGATACGACCCGGCCACTGGGCGCTTCGAGCACTACATCAACGACCCGGCCAACCCGCACAGCCTGA